CCTACAAGTCGGCCTGGACCCACGAAGCCGCTGTCGAGGAGCTGCGCGCGCAACGCGGACGACAGTTTGACCCCCAGGTCATCGACGCTTTCCTCGCCAGCTTCCGTCGTGGTCATACGAAGTCGTTACGTCGATAGCGCAAAAAGAACCTTCAGCCGTCAGTGCACAGCCACCCCGCTTCTAAGTGGGGTTTTTCATTGCCCGCTTCAAGAAGTGACGTATGACTCAAGGCCGTACTGTTGGGGAATTATTTTTAGAGGCGCGGGTAGATACTTCCAGAGCCCAGCAGGACCTCCTGAAGTACCAGCAATTTGTCGAACGCGCCAATGGCGTCAAGCTGAACCTGGACACCAAAGGAGCGCAGACAGAGCTGAAGTGCGTCAGCGACATCGGCGCTGACGCCTGCAGGCCTCCAAACTGCCAGGTCAGGAGTACTGCACCTAGGCAAAAGCAATGCGCCTGGAGACTGCAGAGCAGAACAAGGCCGCTTCTACCGCTAGTGCTGTAGCCAGACAAGTCCAGAGCACGCCCCACCACTCTACCCTGCAGGCGGCCCAGGACAAGCGAGCCCACCAGCAGGGCATTCAGGGATCGGGAATGAGGTCAAGGCCTACCGCAATCTGTGGCAGACCCACACCATCAGCAGCGATCAGGTTTACCGCGAGCAGGCCCGCCTGAACAGCAGGCTCCGGAAATGGCCCTGACGGTGGATAAGCAGGGCAACGCCTATCGTCGATAGACTCAGGTGGCCGTCGCAAGGCACCATGGATTCCAGCCAGGGCATGAACACGCCTGGGACTTCGGTGCGGGCGTCTTGCAGGGCATCACGAATGTGCTGGGGCAGCTCAGCGTGACGGATGACCTGATCAGCGGGTTGATTCGCCTGATGGAAAGCAAGCGGGCGCAGGTGAAGCACATCGCCAGCAAGCTCGGCGAGGAGACCCTGGCCGGATTGCAGCAAGGTCTGCAATCCAATTAGAAGGGCACATCTTGCCAGAGATTCCGTGTGGACGAGAAGCTGGCGGCGGTGGCGTCGGATCTGATGGACGGCGATGGACACCTGTCCAGCGAGAACCTAGCCCTTACCAATAACGTGATTCTCGATCTCAATAAGGCAAGTACTCTTGCGCTGCACCCTGGCCATGACTGCCTGCGCTCCCATCGCCCAGCCGGGCCAACCAAGGTGCGGTGCCAATGGTCTTACCACTTAAGTAAGTACCGCACAACTCAGGCGATTGAAGTTCCTACCCCTCTAAGCCGCGCCATGGGCGGGTGGGGGTTTTTTTGTTTGGGCTCTGCAATGCTTACTCAGGCAGATAAGGCCATGGCAGAGCTTCGTGATTTTCCCGCCGCCTCATCTACTTTCCTCAGCCTGGCAGCCTGGGACGAGGGCGAGTACTGGCGCGACGTTCAGATCATCGAGCCGTGCCCAGAGCACCAGGAGGTCAATCAATGGAGCTTTGGCAGGATTCCAGACAGTCTCATCCACTTTAAATCGTATCTTTGGATCAAACGCTCGCTGGATGATCCATTGACCCTGTTCCCCCGCTGCCCTGCTGAGGATCCATCATGAAATCCATTCTGCCCCTCGTCCTGCCTCTTCTCGCTGCCTGTGCGCCCGTCCAGACCGCACATACGCCGCGCCCTGACGCCACCCCATTCACCCGCTACGTCGCGCTCGGTGACAGCATCACGGCCGGCTTCCAGTCAGGTGGCCTTACAGCGGAGTCCCAGCGGGCGGCCTATCCCCATCTGCTGGGGGAGCGCGCCGGCCTGGACGTCCCCATGCCCGAGGTTCAGGCTCCTGGTTGCCCACCGCCCATTGGGGTCACGGGCGAGAAAAACTGCGCCTTGCGTCAGCCTGGAGTGATCTCACCCGTCGTGGCGGTTCCTGGAGCCAAAGTCGGCGACGTGCTCGACAGCACCGATATCCAGGTCACTGACCCCGACCCACAGCTCTACGACGCTGCGCTTTACCGGGCGATTCTGGGCCCGAGCACCACTCAGCTGGACGCGGCCCTGGCCCGCCAGCCCCTTTTTGCCACCGTGTGGATCGGGAACAATGACGTGCTGTTGCCCACGCTGCGCGGGCGGCCCGATCAGGCCACGCCACTGGACCGTTTCCGGGCGAATTACGAGATCCTGGTGGACCGACTCCTAACGGGGGGCGTGAAGTCGCTGGTCCTGATGACCATTCCCGATGTGACGCGGGTCCCGGCCCTTATTCCTGTGCGTCAGCTGCGCTTGCTGGGCGTGGTGGACGAGAGCTGTCAGGGACAGGAGGCGTATTTCGGCAGTGTCGTTGTGGGCCGGGCCAGCAAGACGGCGCCGTTGTCTTGCACGAGTCCGGAAACCCTGACTGCAGAAGAATATGGGCAGGCCCAGCGGATTGTGGAGGGGTACAACACAGCGATCCGTGCGATTGCCATTGAGCGGAAGATCCCGGTGTTCGATGTGACCCAGGTGCTGGACACCTTGCCTGGCCGTCCGCTGATTCCGACGGCTGCTGCGCCGTTTGGGCGGTCATTCAGCTTGGATGGAATTCACCCAAGCAACCTGGCCCATCAACGGTTCGCGCAGGCCCTGGCACTGTTTTTCAACGCGCAGTTCGGAACGGATCTGGATGTCCGGCCCTAAACAGGAGTGGATTGCCGGCGCTTTGAGGGTTTTGGATTCAGAGTGATGCCTGTCATGGCAAGAGAGAAGGAGGCTGCCACAGACTGACTTGACGTGAAATTACCCAGTCCTGCACAGAGGAAGGCATCGCCTCAAGACCGCACAGTGGGCTGACCCACCCCCGTTATGCAGCAGCTCCACGAACACCCCGGCCACCACCGCGTCGCAGTGGCGCCCCGCCTGCGCCATGATCTCGCTTAGCGCTGCTTTGGGGGACCACGCAGCCTTGTAGGGCCGCGCATTGGCCAGGGCATCTTACACATCACACAGCGTGAAGATGCGTCCCGCCAGACTGATCTCACGCCCGACCTTGCCCTCCGAGTACCCCTGCCCGTCCCAGCGTTCGTGGTGATCGCGTACCACCGCCAATGTCATGTCCGGCCAAAAGTCCAGCGCAGCGACTAGGGTCATGCCTCGTTCGATATGGGAGCACATTACGGCCTGTTCGTCGACGGTGAGCGCTCCAGGTTTGAGCAGCGCCGCGTCGGGAATGGCGACCTCGCCGATGTCGTGCAGGTACGCGCCCCAGCACACGGCCTGGATCTGAGACGGAAACCAGCAGAGCGC
This genomic interval from Deinococcus humi contains the following:
- a CDS encoding GDSL-type esterase/lipase family protein, yielding MKSILPLVLPLLAACAPVQTAHTPRPDATPFTRYVALGDSITAGFQSGGLTAESQRAAYPHLLGERAGLDVPMPEVQAPGCPPPIGVTGEKNCALRQPGVISPVVAVPGAKVGDVLDSTDIQVTDPDPQLYDAALYRAILGPSTTQLDAALARQPLFATVWIGNNDVLLPTLRGRPDQATPLDRFRANYEILVDRLLTGGVKSLVLMTIPDVTRVPALIPVRQLRLLGVVDESCQGQEAYFGSVVVGRASKTAPLSCTSPETLTAEEYGQAQRIVEGYNTAIRAIAIERKIPVFDVTQVLDTLPGRPLIPTAAAPFGRSFSLDGIHPSNLAHQRFAQALALFFNAQFGTDLDVRP
- a CDS encoding HD-GYP domain-containing protein translates to MSLALKARDSATWGHMDCIVALATRMVEALCWFPSQIQAVCWGAYLHDIGEVAIPDAALLKPGALTVDEQAVMCSHIERGMTLVAALDFWPDMTLAVVRDHHERWDGQGYSEGKVGREISLAGRIFTLCDV